A genomic stretch from Lathyrus oleraceus cultivar Zhongwan6 chromosome 2, CAAS_Psat_ZW6_1.0, whole genome shotgun sequence includes:
- the LOC127119758 gene encoding transcription factor MYB41: MGRSPCCDEIGVKKGPWTEEEDEKLVDYINKHGHGNWGTLSKRAGLNRCGKSCRLRWTNYLRPDIKRGKFTDEEERIIVNLHSVLGNKWSKIAAHLPGRTDNEIKNFWNTNMRKKLLKMGIDPGTHKPRTDYNHLMSISNLLGMSNIGNTFSNNPIGFQPDITHIAKMQLLQNMLQIMNTNNSFAMNPYSSLGNIIPNLNPFNVLLNGANTTQTKESLGLNNGGEEYAMNPSLYSHGLISEFSKQDISNGGSNLQYLDYSKMRSISCENNQEENPLPALVASSPKTTFNQVESDFKKAQMSIQSPSNIIFDDWEKFIDESSDSYWKELLDLTCTSPSKIPW, encoded by the exons ATGGGTAGGTCACCATGTTGTGATGAAATTGGTGTGAAGAAAGGGCCATGGacagaagaagaagatgagaaGCTGGTTGATTATATCAACAAACATGGCCATGGAAATTGGGGAACACTTTCAAAACGTGCTGGTTTGAATAGGTGTGGGAAGAGCTGTAGGTTAAGGTGGACAAATTATTTGAGACCTGATATTAAGAGAGGAAAATTCACTGATGAAGAAGAAAGAATCATCGTGAATCTTCATTCAGTACTCGGAAACAA GTGGTCTAAGATTGCTGCACATCTTCCCGGACGAACAGATAACGAGATAAAGAATTTTTGGAACACAAACATGAGGAAAAAGCTTTTGAAAATGGGAATTGATCCTGGAACTCATAAGCCAAGAACTGATTATAACCATCTCATGAGTATTTCCAACTTACTTGGAATGTCAAATATAGGCAATACTTTTAGCAACAACCCTATTGGTTTTCAGCCAGATATTACTCACATAGCCAAAATGCAATTGTTGCAAAACATGTTACAAATTATGAACACCAATAATTCATTTGCTATGAACCCTTATAGCTCTTTAGGAAATATTATTCCTAATCTTAATCCGTTCAATGTGCTTTTGAATGGAGCAAACACAACTCAAACTAAGGAGTCATTAGGTTTGAATAATGGTGGTGAAGAATATGCTATGAACCCTAGTCTATACTCTCATGGACTAATAAGTGAGTTTTCTAAGCAAGATATTTCAAATGGTGGATCAAATTTACAATATCTTGATTATAGCAAAATGAGAAGCATTTCATgtgaaaataatcaagaagaaAATCCACTTCCTGCTTTGGTTGCTTCCTCTCCTAAAACAACTTTCAATCAAGTGGAAAGTGACTTTAAGAAAgctcaaatgtccattcaatcACCTTCAAACATAATCTTTGACGATTGGGAGAAGTTCATTGATGAATCAAGTGACTCCTACTGGAAAGAGCTTCTAGA CTTGACATGCACTTCTCCATCAAAAATTCCATGGTAG